cttaaccaaaggatcaccagggaagtcccagattttattattattgttgattTGCAGAATTGTTTCGCTGATTCAAAATACTTTGCCTCTCACTCTGTGGCTTACTTTGTACTTCCTTACTGGTGTCTTAATGAACTCAAAGTAGCAAAATTTGTCAATCTTTCCTTTATGATGATACTTTTGGTGTCTTGTTTATAAAGTTTTTTCCTACCTTGGATCATAAATATATTCATCTATCTTATCTTCTAAAAGCTTCAGAGTTctgtatttcacatttaaatcTGCAATCCATCTGGAGCTGTTTTTTTCTGAGTGGTATATAATTGAATTCAAGTCCATTTCCCCCTGTTTCCATCCCCAGCTACCCCCAGTGGGGATAAGCAATATTTTCAACAACATTGATCGTAAAGTTTCGCTTTTCCTAAGGTTCAGAAGTGTTATCTTAGTCATTCAGGAATCTATAAGTGTGCAGTCTTGATTTTATGCCATTATTTTGCCTATCCTTTCATTAATATGCTCGTCTTCATTACAGCCACATGAGGGAAACTATCAGTGTCTTGTAGAGTAGCTTCTCCCACCATGAATTTCTTTAAGGGTGCCCTCACGGTTCTTAGTCCATTGCTTTTCCATTGGTTGCCACTTTGGAATCAAGCTAGTCCactgaattttaatatattttctagaaTCTTCTCTTCGAATTCcataaaagcaacaataaacCAAGTACATACACATAAACATCAACATACACTTAAAACAATCTGGTCACATGGGTGAAAGCTGCTGTTGGTCCCTgcccaacatttaaaaaacacaacaaagtAACAAAATAAATCTGACCACTGAAACAGCTATAATAAGCCCGATATCCCTTATTAGAGTATTTCTCaaacaaaagtaattttttaagaaCCAAATGTATTTGACAATCTAAACCTCTAAGGAGGTCACCCACCACTGATCCTAAGGGAGGCTGTTACATGGGGGtgaaaaacatacaaaaacaaaaataataatattttctctattattatagagaaaataataagCTGTGTCAGTTTCCTTGAGGTGTTAGCCTAATCTTACCAGTTGACCGGAGTCCATCACCTGTGAACCTATGACCCTCCTTCTGGGCAATTCGCTTTCCTCCCTGCGCCAGACCAGTTTCATTGACAGCTTGgcctctttctccatctccttgGCTTTTCCCTTGGCCTTCTCACACAACTCGGATGCTCTGTTGTCAGCCTGCCCACAGGGATGCTGAATGCAATTCAAGGTGCCCTGCTCTGAAGCCTCCACCTGTGTTTTCAGCAGATGGTCCACCTCCCACCACTTGTTCCTGGTCCTCAGGTGAGCACTTTGATGTCCTCTGGCATGCAGTTGATGCCTGGGAGCAGAAATTGCTCGAAATCTATCTCGGGCTCCAGCACACCCACCTCCTCCGGAGCTTCCACTTGGTCCAGGTCCAAGGTCCC
This window of the Bos taurus isolate L1 Dominette 01449 registration number 42190680 breed Hereford chromosome 5, ARS-UCD2.0, whole genome shotgun sequence genome carries:
- the LOC112446825 gene encoding LOW QUALITY PROTEIN: MORF4 family-associated protein 1-like (The sequence of the model RefSeq protein was modified relative to this genomic sequence to represent the inferred CDS: inserted 1 base in 1 codon), translated to MGTLDLDQVEAPEEVGVLEPEIDFEQFLLPGINCMPEDIXSAHLRTRNKWWEVDHLLKTQVEASEQGTLNCIQHPCGQADNRASELCEKAKGKAKEMEKEAKLSMKLVWRREESELPRRRVIGSQVMDSGQLVRLG